GTCGTGGAACACAAGATTATGAGCAATTCTTATAGCCGATTTGCTATCACAATATAATCTTATGAGAAGATTAACTGTTTGTCTAAGACATTCGAGAACTTTTTAACCACAATACTTCACACACTCCTTGGGCCATCGATCGAAATTCAGCTTATGCACTACTTCTAGAAACAACACTTAATTTTTTGCTTCTCCAACTAACTAAGTTGCCTCATAGAAGCTTACAATATCCCGATGTAGATCTTTTATCGGTTATTGACCCAACCCAGTCTACATCAGACTTCAACTTTTCTTTCCCcgttttttttaaagaacatGCCTTTTCCAGGAGTTGCCTTAGATATCGAAACATACGAAATATAGCTTAAAGATGATACTTATAAGAAGAATGCATGAACTGGCTTACCAAACTCAGCGAGAGCTATATCGGGTCGAGTGGGAGACAAATAAATTAACTTCCTAACTAATCTTTGATATCTGCCAGTATCAACAGGACCTTCTCCTTTCACCTCCCCAAGCTTCACAGGTAATGGGCAAAAATAGGAATGGCTTTCCCACAGTAGGTTCCATGGAGTTAATAAGCCAAGCACTGACCATGTAGTTTTCCAAGCGCCATTGGAGATATTTTGGATCATCTATGGCTGGAGATTTTGTTTCCCCAGTCAAGATGCCCAATTTTCCTTTCAGTCAATCACTAGCCAGTAGCCGGACAGATTGAGCCCATTCCAAGTAGTTTCTGTCATTCAATTTATGAACGGTAATTTGCAGAGAAGTTTCGTAAATTGGCATTGTCTGTGATGGTTGCAAAATTACGTCCTTGTTGAAGGAACTCGCAGTTGGATGCTGGAGAGCTTGAGCCCTTCATCGCTGTTTTCTAGTCCATCTTTTTCCTGATGTTTCTGGGCcttttttcaaataatgagATGCTGGGATTTTTGGGCTTAAGCAACAGGTTGCGGCAGAACAAAACCAGTGTCATTTGTGCAAAGAAATTGGCAGCGTAACACATAAGAAGCACGGAACAAGTGCAACACAACGCTGGGTAGGGTTCCACGTTTTTCAGGACTACCGAGAACAGCAAATTGAAGGGCTCTGCAGCTGCTTTGCAATTTCGCAAACccttgtttttttaattatcgagctgtggctctgataccatgtcaAGTAGAGAAGGAGAAAACATGggtaagaaaatattattatttctcGTTATTCATCGGTTAAAGATGTGTACAATAAATAGGCCAAATAAGAGTAATTCATGGAACAATTCTAGGCTAAATAGTAGCGACATTCTAATTTTATGGTAAATTTGCTTACTAATTTTCCCTACGAGCCATCCAGAAATAATCTAATAGCATTCCACTCTGCATCTGGTATCTGTTCAGTGTTTCAGTAATTTATTTTAGTAATTTGCAGCTTTTGGAAACTTTCTTGTGTTGCTTTTGGCTTCTTTTTGACTCCCAACTtggtttttaaatatttttggcaTAACATTTTACCATGTCTTTACTGCATTTTCCCTTCACCAAGTTTCTTGTTGATTACCATTAAGCTGTTCACACTCGTTAGAATTGTAACCATGCTTAACATGAAGATTACTTGTAGTTCATGACTCCATGTGCAATAGAAAAATCAAATCTTTCAAGAGGAAAAAAGTGGTGGAGCTCAGATTATAGATAGTGAAGTCAACTGAACAAGTGCAATACAGATTTAAAAAGTTGTACTCTTCGTTTTCCTTGATCTTTTTTACAAGTAAAATTAATTAATCTCAGTTGTAAATCTCTGATACAGTTTTCCATGTCTGGGAGCAACCCATATCATAAAGCTTGTTACAAGGAGTCTTATCTACCTAAATGTGATGTGTGCAAACACTTTGTAAGTACTTTATCCTATTGGTTATTCGCTGTTTGAATCTCTCAAAGGCTTTTTGTTTCACTAATGTGTTGTAGTAATAATATTACTTCACATCTTTTGCTATTTCTACTTTCAAATTGTTTGCGTCCATGTGTTTTTCAGCTTCTTAAATGTCTAGCCTTAGATGTTAACTGGGTAAGGATACAAAGTGAGTGGTGGAAGGCTGAGAAATTCAAAGTGGAGGATGGCACGGGAGGTGGTTATTTAAAGATGTGTGATTCTTGAAAGGTGATAGGTTAGCTCTCCCTGAAAAGGAGGTGATCCAGCCGCCCTACGGGCCAAGGGACAGTCTCCGGTAGACTGAAGGTTGAAAATGAAATAGTGTTTATGGTGGTTAGGTTTAAAGAGAGGTGCTAATGAATGGACAAAGTTTGACTGTTGCCATCGAATTTTGTCAACCACGGGGTGGTGGTAGTGGATAGGACGTAGTTTAGGGTATATGAGCCTTGACATACTTGGGTTTTGAGAGGTTCTCAGCGTTCGCAAAGATTACAGCTCTTTTTCTGAATTTGGTTTTCTTACTAACATTTTCCATGACACGTGAAAAAGTTCGTGGCACTGGATAGTTATCCTGCCCTTAATCCTATTTGCAGCTTTTTTGCTgccattaaaataaatatttaatgttttggCATGTGTCCGTATTAAGTAGATGTTACCATACCTCATCAAGTTCTTTATTGAGCTTGGATAGGAATCACATATGCTGTCTTCTACCACCAATTTTGAAATGATCAAGTTCCTGCAACAGCTTTGTGAGAGCTAAAGAATAAAAATGAAGATATTCTATACTCTAGATACATCAATGATCATCCTATTCGCATTAAACCGTTGACTAAAGAAATAAGTTTGTTACATTTACGTATCAAGCTGGGTTATCCATTTGGGTGTTCTATGAAAACAAGATCTATTCAATGTAGTCGCTCCAATAATGTAGGCATATATGAATATACTTGAATATGTCCATGTTCCGCTTGAAGTTGAGggcaaagaaaaatattttttttttggtggttCACTTTTGAGTTCGTTCATGTGGACGTTGAGGAATAAATGAATCTTTAAAGATCAAGAAGACTCGATTGAAGAGTGTTGGGACAAAGTTAAAATAAGAGTTTCATGTTGGAATTCGAGGATGTAAAGTTCAAATTGTTATTGGTCTCAGATTTGTATAGGAATCGAGTCTAGTATTATGTTTATCTATTTTGATTATGGATCTCACTTCGTTTTATATGGACCTCTGGTTCgctttttataattaattttagtaATCAATATAATATCGTttcttatattaaaaaaaagaaaaatatttctttgaattCCAAAAGTTTGGACCATTTCCttattttccatttttattttccttctcCCCTCTCTCTCCCcctttatatatatgtgtgtgtgtgtgtatatatatataacacacATAACATGAACTACATTACTATTTTTTACTTCTTTGGcgagtttatttatttttttctttttccagaTCCCGACAAATGCCATTGGCCTTATTGAATATAGGGCGCATCCTTTTTGGTTTTATAACACACATAACATGAACTACATTACTATTTTTTACTTCTTTGGcgagtttatttatttttttgtttttccagATCCCGACAAATGCCATTGGCCTTATTGAATATAGGGCGCATCCTTTTTGGTCCCAGAAATACTGTCCTTGTCATGAGCATGATGGAACTCGGAGATGCTGCAGTTGTGAGCGGATGGAGGTAAATTGGAGCcagattaaaatattttcattgttgctaAGAAAATCTTAATGGTCGTTTCTTAGGGTGCTAACTGCTGATTGATTCGATAAATTACTTGATGCTCACAGTCTAGGGATGCAAAATGTGTATCCCTTAATGATGGTCGAAGTCTATGCATGGAATGTTTAGATTCGGCAATTATGGATACCGATGAGTGCCAGCCTCTTTTTATTGATGTACAAGACTTTTATGAAGGTTTGAATATGAAAGTGACACAGCCAATTCCTTTACTATTGGTTGACAGGCAGGCACTGAATGAGGCATTGGATGGAGAGAGACATGTAAGATTTATGTCCAACATCCCAAGATATTTGCTTGTTTGTTTTGACTTTCCTTTCTTGTGAAGAAAAAGTAAGATAAATGGGAAAATCTACTTTTCATTTCCCTTACCCTTTCTTTCTAGGGGCATCATCACATGCCGGAGACACGAGGTCTCTGTCTCTCAGAGGAACAAACCATCAGCACTGTAAGGGCACTGCACTATTATTCTTTGTCATTCGGTCTATCCTCGGAAAGATCATTCATTTGAAACTTGATCTAATATTGATTTAAGTGTCATGGTTTGCCAATGATCACCAGGTATTGCGCCGACCAAGAATAGGTACTGGAAACCGACCAATAGGAATGAGAACCGGGCCTTATAAATTAACCCGCCATTGCGAAGTGACAGCAATACTTATTTTACATAGTTTTCCAAGGTATTTTCTACATCACATTCTTATTTTGGGCATATTCGATTTCTATTAGAATAAATTTAGTCACTCAATTGTTAAAAGCTGCAGGTTGCTAACAGGATCAATATTAGCTCATGAAATGATGCATGCGTGGCTGCGACTAAATGGTATTTTCTCACAAATGGCTACAATTTATTTTATCTGTCTCTCCCCATGAATAGGAAGACAAATGAACCAAGTCAAGCTGAATATTCCTTATAATTTGCATAAGCTTGAATCATCTTGttgaattttaaatattgagttATACTATGCTAGACTTGAATTGTCGTTTTATATTATGAACTCGGCTCAAATTTGATAATTTCGACTACAATCGAATGATTTTGTGCTTTCCGGACGTGCTTGCGAACAAATTGATTCATTTGCACCCCACACTTGTAAGTGTGAAAATTCTCAATTTATTTCATACAACAATCAATTAACTTTAATTTCAGAaatcggtttttgcttgaagtATGAATAATTCGATTGCTTTGTAAGAAGTAAGAACAGTTCTTAACATGCAATATCTTGCTGAAATGACGTTGAATTTAGTGATGTTAATATTGATTAATTATGTAGTAACTTATACAGTATGATCTCTCCCTGTATTGATTAGAAATCTTGTTTTCCCATagcaactttttcaataaaaacATGAACGTCACATATTCTTTTCACTTTTAGTTTCGATATTGAAGTATTTATTTAGGTGACATAATCCTTTCGTTCTATTTCATCATAAATCAATGAGTCGTAAATGAAATGAACAGCCCTTCCTCCTATGCATTTTCCTCTCTTCGATTCAGTTCCTGATATATCACCATTTTTTATGCAAGGTTTTCGAAATCTCAGACAAGATGTTGAAGAAGGTATTTGTCAAGTTCTCGCGAGTAAGTGGTTAGAATCCCAAATTTTATGTATGTCTGACCCCAGTGGTGCATCAACTTCATCCTCAATGCCACCCTCTACACCATCAAGGCAAGGGGCACATTCACCATTTGAGATAAAACTTGGTGTGTTTTTCAAACATCAAATTGCATCAGATATATCTATGGTATATGGAAATGGTTTTAGAACTGGTCATGAAGCAGCTCTGAAGTTCGGGTTGCAGATGACCTTGGATCATATACGGGAAACAGGAAATTTTCCTTATTAAGTTATGGTTAGGGTTATACATTCAATTTTTTGGTAACGTGGCACTGCTCATGTTTGGATTGCAGACTCCTCAAGATAAAATATGCGAGATGGGAACTGTCTTTGCTGAATTGAGTGTCAAACTTGGATTATATTTTCTATGAAGGTTGTGGGGTGATAAATTATTGCTTGGCATATATGGTagtttttcagaaaatgttTAGGGAGTCATCCTGATGCCTATTACAATTCAGGTTCTTACAATGTACTAGAAAATTAAGCTCATTCTTgtacattttcttattcttgTCAATTTATGGATAATGATTCAATGTTTTGTGTATCTTGTCACATTTTTTGTTGCCTACCATGTTACAAAAACAGCATTTGGCGTGGGATTCAGGTTAGTGGGTCCCTGAACCGAAATCTGACCTATTCAGGGCTGGTTTGGGTCAGTGAACTGGTCATGCTGCAAAGATCAAGCTTAGCTTGTCGTGTTGGTATATCAGAAAATAGAAGGTTCAGGCTAAATGCGTGTTTCAGGGTTTTGGCGAGTATAGTGAGTCACGTTTGAGTCCTGGTTTCACAAAATCTGCTCAAACCGCTGAACGCGTTCGATTTATTTCTGCACATATGATGTGACACAATTTACAGTTCTtgcaatttttaattttccggtGCGTTTATATTCTGCCAGACTGATGATAGATAAATTTTGCAAGTTGTAATAATTATTTGGTATCATAACAGCACTCCGACACTTGACTAGGGAAACAGAGTGACAAAGACTTTTGTCGTTTTGTCAGTAATAAAACGAGATTagataataatagtaataataataataaaacgaGATTAAATAAGTTTGTGGCAATGCATGTTTATATCTTTCATGAAACTGTAAAGAGCGTTAATTTGTTTACAAATCTACAATATATTTGTGGAATGCATCGTATTAagtgaaaatttgaaaataacaaGGCATTTGAAAGGCAAGATAcctttttttattcaaaagttGGTGCATGTCCACGGGTAATAACAGTTTACTGGTCTGTGAGTTGCTTATGTTTTGGTTTTTTGTTGTCCCTGTATTATATGAGAACTGAGAAGTCAAACCAAGTGTGTATCCCTCAAAGTGGAGGCAGAAAAACTTGTTGGCCATGGTTTTGAGTTGCATTGCTCGAAAGTTGTCTATACAGGTTTTATTTTTGGATGCTAGCAGAATCCCTATCCAAGTGTGTATCCCTCAAAGTGGAGCCAGAATTTGATTTCTAGGATTCGGGATGCCCTGAAAGTGGCAATAAAACTCAGAAGTTTAAGAGATTGGCAGCCTGAGGGGCATAAATCGGGATTTCGAATTGCAGCAGATGACTCCTTGTGCTTTAATAACAGGTTTTTCTATCCCGATATGCTTGGCTTAAGAAATAATTTTAGAAATAATGACTTGTTTATATAGTTACTTTGTGTTGCAATGTTTTGTTGTTTAAATATTGAAGCATCTACGTACTTGGCTCTATGATTGTTTACTAAGTTGATACTATAGTTGCAAGCCTTTTTTATTCTGAAGAATAGATGCAATCCTTTTAGGGCTTTTTCTATTGTTGTGTGTATAATTGTTATCTTTTTCACTTCTGATTCCCAAAATGAAATTTTTGTTTGGGAGTTCATTATATGAATTATTTAGTATTTTGACATTTTGgtagaaaatatgattttatcaACATCAGTGATTCCCTGCTTCTAATATGTCTGAGCAGCGTTTCAATATCTGTACTTATTGATATAACTGCAGAAATGTCAGCGGTGCTGCGAACTGGGTTGGTGTGACCTAAGTAATTGCAGCGGCATAGTTTCCTCTTTTAATTGCTATTGGATCGATAGCAACCAATTGGCACCATTAATAGAGTGAATGCAATTTCTTCACTTTTCCtttattttcttgttttcttttagGTAGCTTCTATTTGTAAGTTAGTATTGAATCCGCACAATTGTTATGCAAATCAATTTATCATCGCTTTATAGTTGCCCTTTATCTATTGGTAAATTCCCATCTCGAGATACTTCCATATGACTTCTACATGTTGCATAAAACTGATTTGGTGCTTTGTTTTCATATGCTGCTAATATTGATCCCAGACTTAGCTTTGGAAATTCCATTCTTTTAGTCCAGAGGGTTGGATCAGTTTTTGTTGATGCTTAATTTTTTCGTTTCATTCATTTTGTCCTCGTAACGGTGAGACCATTGATTGTAAGAAAGCTTCACCTCACCAATTTTGGAGCATTGTCATCAATTTCATGAGATAGATGTTGTTCTCCCCTTGAATAACTGAGCCTAAATTGTTAGATATTTACGTCCCGACGGCCAATTACTATGTTTTGCATTATTGTTGAAACGTTCAATTGGCTGTTGGTTGtttcatttttatttgaaagaaaTGAACAGTCTCGATGTAGACAAGAAAAGATTGTTCCGATGTTTGCGATGCAAGACATTATGTAACAATTTAAACGGCCTTGAATTTGTTATTTTGCCAACTCTTCTGCTATTGTCTGTGTTGGATATAACAAACTGCTCTTGATTATCTCGCGTTGTTACAGGAATTATATTTTCTTCCATTGAAGGTTCGATTAAGTTTTGTGGAAGAATTCTTAGACCTCAAGCTGCCGCTGGTTGTAGTGCATATACCTGCTTATTTCAACGACTATTTCAGTCCAGGATTTTTCAGATGCATTAACAAAGATCTGGGAATAAAGATGACAGCGTGTCGCAAAGTTGTCACATTTATTCCCCGAATCGATATATAATTTGTTATGAAATGCTCTGGTGACTGAGAAGAGTGTCGAATTTCGACAGGAAGATGCCAAAATTATTGTTGAAGATTGGATAAGAATCCTATAAAGGATTTAATAAGATCACATCTATAAGGGTTTGATAAGATCATATCAATCATTTatgtttaaatcttttatcctttatttgtattttaaatatttggaTAGTTTAAGATGTTAGCTTTAGGTTTCCTATTTTCTATAAGTATGGCTTTGTATTCAGCTTCTATTATGATGTGAAATAAATGATTCTCATCTTCACGATCTCTTCATAAAAACtcacatggtatcagagcttgcGGCGGCCGATCAATGACAAAATCTGGGATAGCCTCCACTTCTGAAGCCATGACTCCAGCACCCACTCTTCAGCTCATAAGTGACGCATCGCCCCTCTCCATCACCTGCCATAAACTTAATGGCAAGAATTTCTTACCTTGGTCACAGTCCGTATTCATGTACATATGCGGCCGAGGGAGAGAAGACGTCCTCCCAGGTTCCGCAACACGCCTCGATTCCACCAATCCATACTACAAGACGTGGAAGGCTGAAAACAACCAAGTCATGGCTTGGTTAATCAATTCAATGATCCCTGAGATTGGGGAGAATTTTCTTCTTTATTCTTCTGCCTTGGAGATTTGGGACGCTGCCCGTGAATCCTACTCCTGCATCGACAATACGGCTGAGCTTTTTGCAATTGAATCGGCTGTACACGATCTCCAACAAGAAGACTCCACAGTGACCGAGTATTTCTCCACTCTTACTCACAATTGGCAAACCATCGACTTGACCGAGACGCATGATTGGAAATGCTCCAAAGACGAGAAGCTGTTCAGATCATTTATCGAAAACAAACGAGTCTTCAAGTTCCTCATGGGCCTCAATAATAACTTCGATGATGTCCGAGGCAGAATCCTTAGCACAAACCCACTGCCTAACCTCCGCGCATCTTTCTCAGTGGTTCGCCAGGAGGAAAGTTGACGAAAAGTGATGCTGGGCTCATCACCACAACCATCTGATAGCTCTGCCCTTGTTGTTCAACACCAAAATAACTCATCAACTACTGATGTTACAACCTAGTAAGGATTTCGTCACGGACAGCCTCCAAACAAGACAAAAGGAAAAATGATTCCGGGACGTCCTTGGTGTGAATTTTGCAAGAAATCAAGTCACAATATCGATAGTTGCTAGAAGATACATGAGAAACCTGCGGATTGGAAACCAGCCAGAGAACGTCGCGCTCACAGTGTTGTCTCTGAGCAGCCCTCATCTACAGCAGCACCTTTCACCAAGGAACAATTGGATGTTCTCCAGAAGTTTTTCTCCTAGCATACGACACCATCCCCATCTTCTGTTATCGGCACGGGTAGCACAGCTATTCCAAGTGATATTCCCCTTACTCTTACTTCACAGACTGATTTATCGAGTTACTGGATAGTAGATTCTGGTGCTTCAGACCAtatgtccaaccaattgcaaaTGTTCACATCTTACAGCCCCTTACGGGCCCCTCAATCAGTTCGAGTTGCAGATGGTTCTTGTACAAAAGTACTTGGTTCGGGTTCAATTTGGTTATCCCCAGAATTATGCTTACATAACGTATTATTCGTTCCCGCACTTCATTGTAATCTGATGTCTGTCAGCGCCTTGAACAAGAAATTACATTGCTCTGCAATTTTTTCAACTGACTCATGTGTTTTTTAGGACCTGGAATCGGGGAGGACGATTGGCAATGCTGAATGTTGTGCAGGTCTCTACCTATTAAAGATGAAGTCGCCCTTAGAGTCCTTATCTTCCGATGCCTCTGGCCATCATACTTCCGCAGTACAGTCCTTTATAGATAACAAAATTATGTTATGGCACTATCGTCTGGGTCATCCAAATTTTTTGTATCTCAAGAAACTATTTCCATCATTAGTGAATAACGACACTTCTCATTTACCTCATTGTGATATTTGTCAATTTTCAAAACATACTCGCAAATCGTTCAAACCACAAACATATACACCATCAAAACCCTTCTCTCTAATATATAGCGATATTTGGGGACCTTCTCGTGTAAAAAACATTACGGGTACTCGATGGTTTTTATTATTTGTAGACGATCATACTCGTCTGTCTTGGGTTTTTCTCATGCAAGACAAAAGTGAGACGtctacaatttttaaaaaattctccGCCATGATACATACACAATTCTCAATTGATATTCAAATTTTACGAACTGATCGGGCTCGGGACTTCTTTAACACAGTTCTTGGAGACTACCTAACCACTCGGGGAATCATTCATCAAAGCTCCTGCGTTGATACACCCCAACAAAATGGTGTCGCAAAACGAAAAAATCGCCATCTTCTTGAGGTAGCTCGTTCTTTATTGTTCACACATAATGTTCCTCATCATTTTTGGGGTGAGGCTGTTTTCACAGCCACGTATCTCATAAATCGTATGCCTTCTAGAGTTCTTAAGTTCCAAACACCTCTTCAATCTTTCCTTGGTATCTATCCAAACTCACACTTAATTCACCATATTCCATTGCGTGTCTTTGGGTGTGCATCATTTGTGCATATTCATTCCCAGCATAGAAGCAAACTTGACCCGCGTTCAGTTAAATGCATTTTCCTGGGGTATTCATCCAATCAAAAGGGGTACAAATGTTATTCCTCAACCATAAAAAAATTCTACAATACCATAGATGTCACCTTCACTGGGTCTGAACCATTTTTTCACCTTCCTCAGCTCAGGGGGAGCAGGTGATTAATGACCTTCAGAATCTGGATCCTATACAAATAAATATTGATGATCTAGACCCAATAAACACTACCTCACCAAATCATTCCCAAATTCTCCCTTTTGATCATGTTTATACTCGTAGGAAGTCTCCTCAAGATCAAACACACAATCAGCAAACCAAGAGCACTCCCTCAATTCCAGATCCTCTGGAAAACAATCAAGGTACGCCAATCTCCAACTCACATAATATTGATGATAGACCAATTGCATTAAGAAAAGGTACCAGATCGTGCACCTAATATCCTATAAGCAATTTTCTCTCTCTTGATCTATTGTCTCCTGCATATCGAGCTTTTGTTGTTAATTTAGACCAAGTACAGGTCCCATCAAACATCACTAAAGCCCTGGAACATCCACAATGGAGGGCTACGGCCTTTGACGAAATACATGCTCTTGAGAAAAATAACACTTGGCAGATCACGGAACTCCCTCCTGGAAAACGAACGGTTGGTTGCAAGTGGATTTTCACAATCAAACATAAGGCTGATGGGAGCGTTGAACGATATAAAGCAAGACTAGTAGCAAAAAGGTTTACTCAGACATATGGCATTGATTATCAAGAGACATTTGCACCTGTCGC
This window of the Primulina tabacum isolate GXHZ01 chromosome 12, ASM2559414v2, whole genome shotgun sequence genome carries:
- the LOC142521069 gene encoding protein DA1-like isoform X1 translates to MGWLSKIFKGLNHKVSEGRYDLRYGTDTLENDPSTSFDSWSEIEDIDHAIALSLSEEEKAKTFIDSEPQLEEDEQLARAFQESLNVEPPQQRQSRNDSDATNGYGHGNENIYQPISVPYSASFRNCAGCNTEIGHGRFLSRLSAMWHPECFRCHGCNQPIYDFEFSMSGSNPYHKACYKESYLPKCDVCKHFIPTNAIGLIEYRAHPFWSQKYCPCHEHDGTRRCCSCERMESRDAKCVSLNDGRSLCMECLDSAIMDTDECQPLFIDVQDFYEGLNMKVTQPIPLLLVDRQALNEALDGERHGHHHMPETRGLCLSEEQTISTVLRRPRIGTGNRPIGMRTGPYKLTRHCEVTAILILHSFPRLLTGSILAHEMMHAWLRLNGFRNLRQDVEEGICQVLASKWLESQILCMSDPSGASTSSSMPPSTPSRQGAHSPFEIKLGVFFKHQIASDISMVYGNGFRTGHEAALKFGLQMTLDHIRETGNFPY
- the LOC142521069 gene encoding protein DA1-like isoform X2, translated to MINGRLELHSEPQLEEDEQLARAFQESLNVEPPQQRQSRNDSDATNGYGHGNENIYQPISVPYSASFRNCAGCNTEIGHGRFLSRLSAMWHPECFRCHGCNQPIYDFEFSMSGSNPYHKACYKESYLPKCDVCKHFIPTNAIGLIEYRAHPFWSQKYCPCHEHDGTRRCCSCERMESRDAKCVSLNDGRSLCMECLDSAIMDTDECQPLFIDVQDFYEGLNMKVTQPIPLLLVDRQALNEALDGERHGHHHMPETRGLCLSEEQTISTVLRRPRIGTGNRPIGMRTGPYKLTRHCEVTAILILHSFPRLLTGSILAHEMMHAWLRLNGFRNLRQDVEEGICQVLASKWLESQILCMSDPSGASTSSSMPPSTPSRQGAHSPFEIKLGVFFKHQIASDISMVYGNGFRTGHEAALKFGLQMTLDHIRETGNFPY